The genomic interval TTCGGCCGGGACGACGAGGCCGAGCAGGAGCGCGGTGGGCACGGCGCCCATGGCGGCGATGTCGGCGAGGTTCTGCGCGGCGGCCTTGCGGCCCACGTCGTACGCCGTCGACCAGTCGCGCCGGAAGTGCCGTCCCTCCAGCAGGATGTCCGTACTGGCCACGACCCTGCGGTCGGGGGCGGTCACGACCGCGGCGTCGTCGCCCGGGCCGAGCCGGACCGCCGGAGTGGTGGTGAGCCGGGACGTGAGCTCCCTGATGAGCCCGAACTCCCCCAACTCGCCCACGGTTGCCTTCACCGAGTGTCACCTCTCATCTGTCGGGCCGGACGCTCCGGCCTGTCCCCCGTGCGCGCCGCCCCACTCGCGGTCGCGTGCCGTCTCTGCTGTCGGTACTGTCAAGAGTTACGTCAACTTGCGCGTTCCGTACGCCACGCTGAGGACGTCATCCGGCCCGCGGGTCTCCCCGCTCCGCGCGGCGACGCGATAACGTGGCGTCCCTTTCCCCCACATGATCCTCGTGGCCGCCCTGGAGGTTCCGTGGTACAGGCGTACATCCTCATTCAGACCGAGGTGGGCAAGGCGTCGACCGTCGCCGAGACCATCTCCGAGCTCCCGGGAGTCATCCAGGCAGAAGACGTCACCGGTCCGTACGACGTGATCGTGCGCGCCCAGTCCGACACGGTGGACGAGCTCGGGCGCATGGTGGTGGCGCGGGTCCAGCAAGTGGACGGCATC from Streptomyces drozdowiczii carries:
- a CDS encoding Lrp/AsnC ligand binding domain-containing protein, with the protein product MVQAYILIQTEVGKASTVAETISELPGVIQAEDVTGPYDVIVRAQSDTVDELGRMVVARVQQVDGITRTLTCPVVHL